The proteins below are encoded in one region of Sporanaerobacter acetigenes DSM 13106:
- a CDS encoding arginine repressor: MKKYARQRKILELIEKYEIETQEELADYLKKSGIDITQATISRDIKELRLVKVLTNSGKYKYAVIDDNVEGTTDRLIKIFKSSIVNFDVAGHILVIKTLPGAAQICASAIDVLKIEGIVGTIAGDDTIFVAIGDIENIDTVIKSFQKLLN, translated from the coding sequence ATGAAGAAGTATGCTAGACAAAGAAAAATATTGGAATTAATAGAAAAATACGAGATAGAAACTCAGGAAGAATTGGCCGATTATTTAAAAAAGTCTGGTATTGATATTACTCAAGCTACAATTTCAAGAGACATAAAAGAATTGAGATTGGTTAAAGTTTTAACTAATAGTGGAAAATATAAATATGCGGTTATTGATGACAATGTGGAAGGTACTACAGATAGATTGATAAAAATATTTAAAAGTTCAATAGTGAATTTTGATGTGGCAGGCCATATTTTAGTTATAAAAACATTACCTGGCGCTGCTCAAATATGTGCTTCTGCTATAGATGTTTTAAAAATTGAAGGAATTGTAGGTACCATAGCTGGTGATGATACAATTTTTGTAGCTATTGGTGATATAGAAAATATTGATACTGTAATTAAGTCTTTTCAAAAATTACTCAATTAA